One window of the uncultured Treponema sp. genome contains the following:
- a CDS encoding omptin family outer membrane protease → MKKKFVFALFILFFSCLKFSAETFSLAASVGFQSGKVQEYVYDSGDVLSRLDWKTDFIPVADISSRLNFFHVVTDIDFLCALPIKYGTIEDRDWLGEDKTRVTNFSKHNLSVERKFEVEAKSGYEFIFEKIKLVPQIGLRYRNQKFKAHDGYYQYADYESGEYLNGSIERKKINGTGLSYEQQFVLPFISLEAESKIFSSWVLVLNWRCYPYIYCFAVDRHYFRNADFRDAMYGSGFLLGAELRYKYFSILVDYEFLECKNGTSEYKEDGKSAVKLYTVPGIKSSVVSVMARYRF, encoded by the coding sequence GTGAAAAAAAAATTTGTCTTTGCTTTGTTTATTTTATTTTTCTCTTGCTTAAAGTTCAGCGCTGAAACTTTTTCACTTGCGGCTTCCGTTGGTTTTCAGTCTGGAAAAGTTCAGGAATATGTTTATGATTCTGGCGATGTTCTTAGCCGTCTTGATTGGAAAACTGATTTTATTCCTGTTGCGGATATTTCTTCTAGACTGAATTTTTTTCACGTTGTTACTGACATTGATTTTCTTTGCGCCTTGCCGATAAAGTATGGAACGATTGAAGACCGGGACTGGCTTGGCGAAGATAAAACAAGAGTTACAAATTTTTCAAAGCACAATCTTTCAGTTGAAAGAAAATTTGAAGTTGAAGCAAAAAGCGGATATGAATTTATTTTTGAAAAAATAAAACTTGTTCCGCAGATTGGCTTGCGTTATCGCAATCAAAAGTTCAAAGCGCACGACGGATATTATCAGTATGCGGATTATGAAAGTGGAGAGTATTTGAACGGTTCAATTGAAAGAAAAAAAATTAATGGAACTGGACTTTCTTACGAGCAGCAGTTTGTACTTCCGTTTATTTCTCTTGAAGCTGAATCTAAAATTTTTTCTAGCTGGGTTCTGGTTTTAAACTGGAGGTGCTATCCTTATATTTATTGCTTTGCGGTTGACAGACATTATTTTAGAAATGCGGATTTCCGCGATGCAATGTACGGCTCTGGATTTTTGCTTGGCGCGGAATTGCGTTACAAATATTTTTCAATTCTTGTTGATTACGAATTTCTTGAATGCAAAAACGGAACGTCAGAATATAAGGAAGACGGAAAATCCGCAGTAAAGCTTTATACTGTGCCGGGAATAAAATCTTCTGTTGTTTCTGTTATGGCGCGGTATAGATTTTAA
- a CDS encoding TetR/AcrR family transcriptional regulator, producing the protein MAEKGNTKQVIMAAALDLFSVQGYEATSMQQIAEAVGIRKPSLYSHFVGKQEILDALVLTTIEQYEKHSLFAQADWNNPDFTAGKQNITENDVLQMILKHFRYIVHDPQISKSRKMLTIEQFQNPTLKELQTKQNYTDVMRYFTGLVKFLISRKKLFGSDVEIMAAQLCLPISVWINLCDREPKREGEIVDLIEKHVRQFFKIYGNKK; encoded by the coding sequence ATGGCGGAAAAAGGTAACACAAAGCAGGTGATTATGGCGGCGGCGCTGGATTTGTTTTCGGTGCAGGGCTACGAGGCGACTTCCATGCAGCAGATTGCGGAAGCGGTGGGAATCCGTAAGCCTTCTCTTTACAGCCACTTTGTGGGCAAGCAGGAAATTCTTGACGCGCTTGTGCTGACGACAATCGAGCAGTACGAAAAACATTCGCTTTTTGCTCAGGCGGACTGGAACAATCCCGATTTTACCGCAGGCAAGCAGAACATTACAGAAAACGACGTTCTCCAGATGATTCTGAAACATTTCCGCTACATTGTCCACGATCCGCAAATCAGCAAGTCGCGAAAAATGCTTACAATCGAGCAGTTTCAAAATCCTACGCTCAAGGAGCTTCAGACCAAGCAGAATTACACGGATGTTATGCGATATTTTACCGGGCTTGTGAAATTTCTTATCAGCCGGAAAAAACTTTTCGGAAGCGACGTTGAAATTATGGCGGCTCAACTTTGTCTTCCGATTTCCGTTTGGATAAACCTTTGCGACCGTGAACCTAAACGCGAGGGTGAAATTGTCGATCTGATTGAAAAGCACGTCCGTCAGTTTTTTAAGATTTACGGAAATAAAAAGTGA
- a CDS encoding GNAT family N-acetyltransferase has protein sequence MLKTQRLILRKWTESDAESLFEYAKNPEVGPIAGWPPHKSMEESKGIIKNVLNGAECYAICEKESNIAIGSVELKLNGHTDMTERDDECELGYWLAQPFWGRGYMPEAAGELLRRAFEELGMKTVWCGYYDGNKKSKRVQEKLGFVFHHTCDEVSVPLLNEVRVGHTTVMTKEHWEEICK, from the coding sequence ATGCTGAAAACACAAAGACTGATATTGCGAAAATGGACAGAATCTGACGCAGAAAGCCTTTTTGAATATGCGAAAAATCCTGAAGTGGGACCGATTGCCGGCTGGCCTCCTCACAAAAGCATGGAAGAAAGCAAGGGCATAATCAAGAATGTGCTGAACGGAGCGGAATGTTACGCAATCTGCGAAAAGGAAAGCAACATCGCAATCGGCTCGGTGGAACTAAAACTGAACGGACACACCGACATGACCGAACGCGACGACGAATGTGAGCTTGGCTACTGGCTCGCACAACCGTTTTGGGGAAGAGGCTACATGCCCGAAGCCGCCGGAGAACTTTTGCGACGTGCATTTGAGGAACTCGGCATGAAAACCGTCTGGTGCGGATATTACGACGGAAACAAAAAATCAAAACGCGTACAGGAAAAACTGGGATTCGTCTTTCACCATACCTGCGACGAAGTTTCAGTCCCTCTTTTGAATGAAGTGCGCGTCGGACACACAACCGTAATGACAAAAGAGCATTGGGAAGAAATTTGCAAATAA
- a CDS encoding aminoglycoside 6-adenylyltransferase gives MNSTTTTQDKYHEIKRRLLLLAEKRAEIKAVVAIGSSTRSDVPADEYSDLDLIIATDDTESWLYGNLPAELGDVKVSFVEPTLGGGMERRVLFDGYLDVDMIVFTAGQFLNAVNDGTASWVMNRGYAVLHDRIGAAELLKQKITLEIHKSDFSESEFQNLASNFYFHTVWAAKKLLRGELWSAKMCLDSYLKNLLLKVLEVQAATKNHADVWHDGRFLDRWADEEIRMELKNCFARYDKDDMKNALKSTHRLFAKIAKETAALKNFAYPDEAEKFSKEFLEEKL, from the coding sequence ATGAACTCCACCACAACCACACAAGACAAATATCACGAAATCAAACGGCGGCTTCTTCTGCTTGCGGAAAAACGCGCGGAAATAAAGGCGGTTGTCGCAATCGGCTCGTCAACAAGAAGCGATGTTCCGGCGGACGAGTATTCCGACCTTGACCTTATAATCGCGACAGACGACACGGAATCCTGGCTTTACGGAAATCTTCCGGCGGAACTTGGCGACGTGAAAGTTTCGTTTGTTGAACCGACTCTTGGCGGCGGAATGGAGCGGCGAGTTCTGTTCGACGGCTATCTTGATGTGGATATGATTGTTTTTACGGCCGGGCAGTTTTTGAACGCGGTGAACGACGGAACTGCAAGCTGGGTGATGAACAGAGGCTATGCCGTGCTGCACGACAGAATCGGGGCGGCGGAACTTTTGAAGCAAAAAATCACTTTGGAAATTCACAAGAGTGATTTTTCCGAAAGTGAATTTCAGAACCTTGCGAGCAACTTTTACTTTCACACGGTATGGGCGGCAAAAAAACTTCTGCGCGGCGAGCTTTGGTCTGCCAAAATGTGCCTTGACTCGTACCTGAAAAATCTTCTGCTCAAAGTGCTGGAAGTCCAGGCCGCAACAAAAAATCACGCTGATGTCTGGCACGACGGAAGATTCCTTGACCGCTGGGCGGACGAAGAAATCCGCATGGAACTGAAAAACTGCTTTGCCCGTTACGACAAGGACGACATGAAAAACGCGCTGAAATCGACTCACAGGCTTTTTGCCAAAATCGCCAAAGAAACCGCCGCACTAAAAAACTTCGCGTACCCGGACGAAGCGGAAAAGTTTTCAAAAGAATTTCTGGAAGAAAAGTTGTAG
- a CDS encoding PIN domain-containing protein, with translation MTDSKFYLDTAPFIYYLEKSDLYFEKIRHFFMSCYSKNIPLVTSAVTVEEYCVYPLAHDDKNSVTAFNTFLDGMGIAVIPVDKQLAFEAAKIRSVYTGFKALDAIHLATTKISGCSKFITNDKQLKQIKDIEVLTMDSISGFYL, from the coding sequence ATGACAGATTCTAAATTCTATCTTGATACAGCACCTTTTATTTATTATCTGGAAAAAAGCGATTTGTATTTTGAAAAAATCCGCCATTTCTTTATGTCCTGCTACAGCAAAAATATTCCGCTCGTAACTTCCGCCGTGACGGTTGAAGAGTATTGTGTTTATCCGCTTGCTCACGATGACAAAAATTCCGTAACTGCGTTCAATACATTTTTAGACGGAATGGGAATTGCCGTAATTCCTGTTGATAAGCAGCTTGCTTTTGAAGCCGCAAAAATTCGCTCAGTATATACAGGATTCAAAGCCTTGGACGCAATTCATTTGGCGACAACAAAAATTTCTGGCTGCTCAAAATTCATAACCAATGACAAACAGCTTAAACAAATAAAGGACATTGAGGTTTTGACAATGGACAGTATTTCCGGTTTTTATCTTTAA
- a CDS encoding GyrI-like domain-containing protein, which yields MAFDFKKEYKEFYLPKGKPEIVNVPRMNYVAVRGKGNPNEEGGAYKEAIGVLYAVAYTLKMSYKSDYKIDGFFEYVVPPLEGFWWQDGRRGVDYSRKENFNWISLIRLPDFVTKENFDWAVKTASRKKKLDCSAAEYLTVDEGLCVQVMHTGSYDDEPATIALMDSFLAQNGYENDFGENRFHHEIYLSDPRKTSADKLKTVIRHPVRKM from the coding sequence ATGGCTTTTGACTTCAAAAAGGAATACAAGGAATTTTATCTGCCTAAAGGCAAGCCGGAAATCGTAAATGTTCCGCGCATGAACTATGTTGCGGTCCGCGGCAAGGGAAACCCGAACGAGGAAGGCGGCGCGTACAAGGAGGCAATCGGCGTTTTGTACGCTGTAGCCTACACGCTCAAAATGAGCTACAAGAGCGACTACAAAATTGACGGATTCTTTGAATATGTCGTGCCTCCGCTTGAAGGCTTCTGGTGGCAGGACGGAAGGCGCGGCGTGGACTATTCGCGGAAGGAGAATTTCAACTGGATTTCGCTCATCAGGCTGCCTGATTTTGTCACGAAGGAAAATTTTGACTGGGCGGTAAAAACTGCAAGCCGCAAGAAAAAACTTGACTGCTCGGCTGCGGAATATCTTACGGTTGACGAGGGACTTTGCGTCCAAGTCATGCACACAGGAAGCTACGATGACGAGCCTGCGACAATTGCGCTGATGGATTCATTTCTGGCGCAGAACGGCTACGAAAACGACTTTGGCGAAAACCGTTTCCACCACGAAATCTATCTTTCCGACCCAAGAAAAACCTCCGCGGACAAACTAAAAACTGTAATCAGGCATCCGGTCAGGAAAATGTAG
- a CDS encoding VOC family protein: MKIEHVALYVNDLEGARMFFEKYFCAKSGELYHNRTSGFKSYFLTFDGGARLEIMTRPEIQDVEKNPLSAGYAHVAFSVGSKEAVDALTEKLKADGYKVSSGPRTTGDGYYESCIVGIEGNMIEITE, encoded by the coding sequence ATGAAAATTGAACACGTTGCACTTTATGTGAATGATTTGGAAGGCGCACGGATGTTTTTTGAAAAATATTTTTGTGCAAAATCAGGCGAGCTTTATCACAACAGAACATCCGGCTTCAAGTCGTATTTTCTGACATTTGACGGCGGAGCAAGGCTTGAGATTATGACGCGGCCAGAAATTCAGGACGTTGAGAAAAATCCTTTGAGCGCAGGCTACGCCCATGTCGCCTTCAGCGTGGGAAGCAAAGAGGCAGTTGACGCTCTTACCGAAAAACTGAAAGCTGACGGCTACAAGGTTTCAAGCGGTCCCAGAACAACCGGCGACGGCTACTACGAAAGCTGCATTGTCGGAATTGAAGGAAATATGATTGAAATCACGGAATAA
- a CDS encoding cytidine deaminase, which translates to MTETKNDIWEKLYNAAKKVQNARTVSPFIEAGGVAAAILTKGGNIYVGVCIDTASTLGMCAERNAIANMITNGESQIEKLVAITPDGKVGSPCGACREYMMQLDKDSGEIEILVDYETRKTVRLKELIPDWWGKSRFEGE; encoded by the coding sequence ATGACTGAAACAAAAAACGACATCTGGGAAAAACTTTACAATGCGGCGAAAAAAGTTCAGAATGCGCGGACTGTCTCGCCTTTTATCGAGGCCGGAGGAGTTGCGGCTGCGATTCTCACAAAGGGCGGAAACATTTATGTCGGCGTCTGCATCGACACGGCAAGCACGCTCGGAATGTGCGCGGAACGGAACGCGATTGCAAACATGATTACGAACGGAGAAAGTCAGATTGAAAAGCTCGTCGCCATAACTCCCGACGGAAAAGTTGGTTCACCGTGCGGAGCGTGCCGCGAATACATGATGCAGCTCGACAAAGATAGCGGTGAAATCGAAATCCTCGTAGACTACGAAACGCGAAAAACTGTCCGCCTGAAGGAACTGATTCCCGACTGGTGGGGAAAGTCCCGGTTTGAGGGAGAATAA
- a CDS encoding YafY family protein yields the protein MSQKNLFELVYILLDKKSVTAKNLAEHFGVSERTILRWAESLAEAGVPIYSTQGRYGGFAIAENYVLDKTIFTDEEKCSVVSSLKAVAKLSGNEHSCKNSAEKTAVQKLSKFAEKNTDWLEIDFSPWNPQGKNINEIFNKLKNAIIEKQQVEFDYFSLNKKTEHRTVQPWKIVFRGVGWYFYGWCNVRCAPRYFKLNRICNLKVLNKKVFMEEKEFETEQKNSYSAEKEIPLVEIVIQVSDSELYRILDEFAVCKVEKFSSESSIVKFNAPEVGWLVPFLLSFGSAIKIIFPEKIKGQFSLEVKKMSALLNEK from the coding sequence ATGTCGCAGAAAAATCTTTTTGAACTCGTTTACATTCTCTTGGATAAAAAATCTGTAACTGCAAAAAATCTTGCGGAACATTTTGGTGTTTCTGAAAGAACAATTTTGCGTTGGGCAGAATCTTTGGCGGAAGCGGGAGTTCCCATTTATTCTACGCAAGGAAGATACGGCGGATTTGCGATTGCAGAAAATTATGTGCTGGACAAAACTATTTTTACTGATGAAGAAAAATGTTCTGTTGTTTCAAGTTTGAAGGCTGTTGCAAAACTTTCAGGCAACGAGCATTCTTGCAAAAATTCTGCGGAAAAAACTGCGGTGCAAAAACTCAGCAAGTTTGCTGAAAAAAATACTGACTGGCTTGAGATTGATTTTTCTCCATGGAATCCGCAGGGAAAAAATATCAACGAAATATTTAACAAACTTAAAAATGCCATAATAGAAAAACAGCAAGTTGAGTTTGATTATTTTTCACTTAACAAAAAAACTGAGCATAGAACTGTTCAGCCTTGGAAAATTGTGTTCCGCGGTGTTGGCTGGTATTTTTATGGCTGGTGCAATGTGCGTTGCGCTCCAAGATATTTTAAACTGAATAGAATTTGCAATTTAAAAGTGTTGAACAAAAAAGTTTTTATGGAAGAAAAAGAATTTGAAACTGAACAGAAAAATTCTTATAGTGCGGAAAAAGAAATTCCTCTGGTTGAAATTGTTATTCAAGTTTCAGACAGCGAGCTTTATAGAATCCTTGATGAATTTGCGGTTTGCAAAGTTGAAAAATTTTCTTCAGAAAGTTCAATTGTAAAATTCAATGCACCGGAAGTCGGCTGGCTTGTTCCATTTCTTTTGTCATTTGGTTCAGCTATAAAAATAATTTTTCCTGAAAAAATAAAAGGGCAGTTTTCTCTTGAAGTAAAAAAAATGTCAGCACTATTAAATGAAAAATAA
- a CDS encoding 5-methyltetrahydropteroyltriglutamate--homocysteine S-methyltransferase produces MAEKRFDVVGSFLRPESLKKARASFEKGDISAADFDAIKKEEIKKLIEKQKKAGLPYITDGEYNRKFWHLDFFWGFNGVEHKKEGGGVPFNGEIADLEDTFITGKISAKAHPFVEDFKFVKSLESDGFEAKQTIPAPAQFLQQLNIPKNFEATRKIYPTNDELIEDIANAYRSVIKQFYDAGCRTLQLDDCTWGAVVGNAAAQRYEKLGSLKEVKEQLLKVNNLALAEKPSDMTINTHICRGNYHSTYFTSGPYDTVADYVFAKENVSSLYLEYDDARSGGFAPLAKVSKEKKVVLGLITTKSPVLEDKNAVIARIREAEKYIPLERLYLSPQCGFASCEIGNKLTEEEQWAKIALVRKIAEEVWK; encoded by the coding sequence ATGGCAGAAAAAAGATTTGATGTTGTGGGCAGTTTTCTTCGCCCGGAAAGCTTGAAAAAGGCGCGCGCTTCGTTTGAGAAAGGCGATATTTCAGCGGCTGATTTTGACGCAATCAAAAAGGAAGAGATAAAAAAACTGATTGAGAAGCAGAAAAAAGCTGGGCTTCCGTACATCACTGATGGCGAGTACAACCGAAAGTTCTGGCATCTTGACTTTTTCTGGGGATTCAACGGCGTGGAGCATAAAAAAGAAGGCGGCGGTGTTCCTTTTAACGGCGAGATTGCAGACCTTGAGGACACTTTTATCACTGGAAAGATTTCCGCAAAGGCGCATCCGTTTGTGGAAGACTTTAAATTCGTGAAAAGCCTTGAAAGCGACGGATTCGAGGCAAAGCAGACGATTCCGGCTCCAGCGCAGTTCCTGCAGCAGCTTAATATTCCGAAAAACTTTGAGGCGACAAGAAAAATCTATCCGACAAACGACGAGCTTATCGAGGACATTGCAAATGCTTACCGCAGTGTGATTAAGCAGTTTTACGATGCCGGCTGCCGCACTCTCCAGCTTGACGACTGCACTTGGGGCGCGGTTGTTGGAAATGCGGCTGCCCAAAGATACGAAAAGCTCGGAAGCCTGAAAGAAGTTAAAGAGCAGCTTTTGAAAGTGAACAATCTTGCGCTTGCGGAAAAGCCAAGCGATATGACAATCAACACGCATATCTGCCGCGGAAACTATCATTCTACGTATTTTACAAGCGGCCCTTACGACACAGTTGCGGACTACGTTTTTGCGAAAGAGAACGTGAGCAGCCTTTATCTTGAATATGATGACGCGCGATCGGGCGGATTTGCTCCGCTTGCGAAAGTCAGCAAAGAAAAGAAAGTCGTTCTCGGCCTTATTACAACAAAATCTCCAGTGCTTGAAGACAAAAACGCTGTGATTGCCCGCATAAGAGAAGCCGAAAAATATATTCCGCTTGAAAGACTTTATCTCAGCCCTCAGTGCGGATTTGCCTCGTGCGAGATTGGAAACAAGCTTACAGAGGAAGAGCAGTGGGCAAAAATCGCGCTTGTCCGCAAAATTGCAGAAGAAGTCTGGAAATAA
- a CDS encoding flavodoxin family protein, with amino-acid sequence MSRILVLNGSVRRDGNTNLLAQSFAEGARKNNSVEIVSVADFKVNPCIGCNSCFKREGNACFQNDDMTKIYKKLKNTDILVIASPVYFYGISAQLKAVIDRLHTPMRDSFPIKKLALILVGAASLPEMFDAVKTQYRLALNFFGLEDAGTVLVRGAKEKGDVKNTDGLKEAYNLGSSM; translated from the coding sequence ATGAGCAGAATTCTTGTATTGAACGGAAGCGTGCGCAGAGACGGAAACACGAATCTTCTTGCGCAGTCATTTGCAGAAGGCGCGCGGAAAAACAACAGCGTGGAAATTGTCTCGGTGGCGGATTTCAAGGTGAATCCGTGCATAGGCTGCAACTCGTGCTTTAAACGAGAGGGAAACGCCTGCTTCCAGAACGACGATATGACAAAGATTTACAAAAAACTCAAAAACACGGACATCCTCGTGATTGCCTCGCCGGTTTATTTCTACGGAATCAGTGCGCAGCTTAAAGCCGTGATTGACCGCCTGCACACTCCGATGCGCGATTCGTTTCCGATAAAAAAACTCGCTCTGATTCTGGTCGGTGCCGCAAGCCTGCCTGAAATGTTCGACGCGGTAAAAACGCAGTACCGGCTTGCGCTGAATTTCTTTGGCCTTGAGGACGCGGGAACAGTTCTTGTGCGCGGCGCAAAGGAAAAAGGCGACGTAAAAAACACGGACGGACTGAAAGAGGCTTACAACCTCGGAAGCTCGATGTGA
- a CDS encoding flavodoxin family protein, which produces MKILVINCSPVKNGATAQIVKMVCDFCKKGNEVRAVCIDDYEIKLCRGCRKCHERAECSILDDTKKLMAEYEWADRIVSVSPSYWADIPGQFKVFIDRCTPWCNTHEPHVKISGGKKGYTIALRTGPSMPECEKIIGSIEHFYGHLEIEASGKLGLCKVEHKEDVAARTEEIQEFCEGICCD; this is translated from the coding sequence ATGAAAATTCTTGTAATCAACTGCAGCCCGGTAAAAAACGGTGCGACTGCGCAAATCGTGAAGATGGTTTGTGATTTTTGCAAAAAAGGCAACGAAGTCCGCGCGGTTTGCATTGACGACTACGAGATAAAATTGTGCCGGGGCTGCCGGAAATGCCACGAGCGCGCGGAATGCTCAATTTTGGACGACACAAAAAAACTGATGGCGGAATACGAATGGGCGGACAGAATCGTTTCCGTTTCGCCGTCGTACTGGGCGGACATTCCGGGGCAGTTCAAGGTTTTTATTGACAGATGCACTCCCTGGTGCAACACCCACGAGCCGCACGTAAAAATCTCAGGCGGCAAAAAAGGCTACACAATCGCGCTTAGAACCGGACCGTCAATGCCGGAATGCGAAAAAATAATCGGCAGCATCGAGCATTTCTACGGACATCTTGAAATCGAAGCGAGCGGAAAACTCGGACTTTGCAAAGTTGAACACAAGGAAGATGTCGCGGCACGCACGGAGGAAATCCAGGAATTCTGCGAGGGGATTTGCTGCGACTGA
- a CDS encoding LysR family transcriptional regulator → MTLQQLKYAVTVAECRTISKAAEKVFISQPSLTASIRQLEDEMNVKIFSRTNKGIEITKDGEIFLSYARQVLEQADLLEEKFTGKRSANPFFSVSCQHYSFAVNAFVDVIKEFKGEKYNFTLRETQTFEIIDDVSRLKSEVGILYTDSKNEEIIGKLLKKNELEFSELFTAEPHVFISDKNPLCKKSRITLKDLAPFPYLVFEQGEHSSFYFSEEPYPAIDHEKTIMVRDRATLFNLLIGLDGFTVSSGVIDEELNGEHIISRPLELDEKMRIGIITKKNVILSRYAAKYIEAVRKYI, encoded by the coding sequence ATGACACTACAGCAGCTAAAATACGCGGTTACAGTCGCCGAGTGCAGGACAATTTCAAAAGCGGCGGAAAAAGTCTTTATCTCGCAGCCGAGCCTCACAGCCTCAATCAGGCAGCTTGAAGACGAAATGAACGTGAAAATCTTCTCGCGAACAAACAAGGGAATTGAAATCACAAAAGACGGCGAGATTTTTTTGTCCTACGCGCGGCAGGTTCTTGAACAGGCAGACTTGCTCGAGGAAAAATTCACAGGAAAGCGAAGCGCGAATCCGTTTTTCAGCGTTTCTTGCCAGCACTACTCGTTCGCGGTGAATGCTTTTGTTGACGTAATCAAAGAATTCAAAGGAGAAAAATACAATTTCACGCTACGGGAAACCCAGACTTTTGAAATCATCGATGACGTTTCGCGCCTAAAAAGTGAAGTGGGAATTCTCTACACGGACTCAAAAAACGAGGAGATAATCGGAAAACTTCTTAAGAAAAACGAGCTTGAATTCTCCGAGCTTTTTACGGCAGAACCTCACGTTTTCATAAGCGATAAAAATCCGCTCTGCAAAAAAAGCCGAATCACCCTGAAAGACCTTGCGCCTTTTCCTTATCTCGTGTTTGAGCAGGGCGAGCACAGCTCCTTTTATTTTTCGGAAGAGCCTTACCCCGCGATTGACCACGAAAAAACAATCATGGTGCGGGACCGAGCGACTCTCTTTAATCTTCTGATTGGACTTGACGGATTTACAGTAAGCTCAGGCGTAATCGACGAGGAGCTGAACGGCGAGCATATAATATCGCGGCCGCTAGAACTGGACGAGAAAATGAGAATTGGAATAATCACAAAGAAAAACGTGATTCTTTCAAGATACGCGGCAAAATATATTGAGGCGGTGAGGAAATATATTTGA
- a CDS encoding GyrI-like domain-containing protein: MKYEIVELPQMTFAGLTEVTSNSAPDMTQKIGGLWQKLGSVQSKFMGRTNQKAVGLYCDYGMPTEQDYTVLVGVQISNESAEDANEKNFTVKQIPNGKYAKFTVKGDVAKDVGKAWAEIWNTPLERTFTGDFEEYQEDCDGKTGTIYIYVAIK; this comes from the coding sequence ATGAAATACGAAATCGTAGAATTGCCGCAAATGACATTCGCAGGACTTACAGAAGTAACATCAAACAGCGCGCCGGATATGACGCAAAAAATTGGCGGGCTTTGGCAGAAACTTGGAAGCGTGCAGTCAAAGTTCATGGGCAGAACAAATCAAAAAGCAGTGGGACTTTACTGCGACTACGGAATGCCGACGGAACAGGATTACACAGTTCTTGTGGGAGTTCAAATTTCAAATGAATCAGCAGAAGATGCAAATGAAAAAAATTTCACTGTAAAGCAAATTCCAAACGGAAAATATGCAAAGTTCACGGTGAAAGGCGACGTTGCAAAAGACGTTGGCAAAGCCTGGGCTGAAATTTGGAACACTCCGCTTGAACGCACATTCACTGGCGACTTTGAAGAATATCAGGAAGACTGCGACGGAAAAACAGGAACAATTTATATTTACGTTGCAATAAAATAA
- a CDS encoding M48 family metallopeptidase, with the protein MKNFLRILFSSFVLVLFFGCMTTTTSAGNVGADRNQLMIVSEAQMEQSANESYAQVIAEAKKSGTLNVDATTVARVRNVAKNLILQVGAFREDALSWNWQVNVISDSTVNAWCMPGGKIVVYTGIIQSLNLTDAQLAAVMGHEIAHALREHSREQASSETLKNAGIAVVSSVAGLNETGNSLLGLAAQYTLTLPFSRSHETEADHIGTELMARAGYDPNEAVAVWEKMSALGGSQVPEIMSTHPSNTSRIKDLTEISKKVYPLYEAAIK; encoded by the coding sequence ATGAAAAATTTTTTGCGGATTTTATTTTCATCTTTTGTTTTAGTTTTGTTTTTTGGATGCATGACGACAACGACTTCAGCAGGAAATGTCGGCGCGGACAGAAATCAGCTTATGATTGTTTCCGAAGCGCAGATGGAGCAAAGCGCGAATGAATCTTATGCTCAGGTTATTGCTGAAGCAAAAAAATCCGGCACGCTGAATGTTGATGCTACGACTGTTGCCCGCGTAAGAAATGTTGCAAAAAATTTAATTTTACAAGTTGGAGCTTTTAGGGAAGACGCGCTTTCTTGGAACTGGCAGGTGAATGTAATCAGCGATAGCACTGTAAATGCTTGGTGTATGCCCGGCGGAAAAATTGTTGTGTACACTGGAATTATCCAAAGCCTCAATCTGACAGATGCGCAGCTTGCCGCTGTAATGGGACACGAAATTGCGCATGCGCTTAGGGAACATAGCCGTGAGCAGGCTAGCAGCGAAACTTTGAAGAATGCTGGAATCGCAGTCGTTTCTTCTGTTGCAGGACTTAATGAAACTGGAAACTCTTTGCTTGGACTTGCGGCTCAATATACTTTAACTCTTCCATTTTCACGTTCGCACGAAACAGAAGCGGATCACATTGGAACAGAACTTATGGCACGCGCTGGATACGATCCTAATGAAGCTGTTGCAGTTTGGGAAAAAATGTCTGCGCTCGGCGGAAGCCAAGTTCCAGAAATTATGAGCACTCATCCTTCCAACACAAGCCGTATAAAAGATTTAACTGAAATTTCTAAAAAAGTTTATCCGCTTTACGAAGCTGCAATAAAGTAA